Sequence from the Aquimarina sp. Aq107 genome:
CTTGAAGCATCATGTTAAATACGTCTGGATGTGCTTTTTCAATCTCATCTAATAGAATAACTGCGTACGGTTTTCTTCTTACTTTTTCGGTAAGTTGTCCACCTTCTTCATAACCCACATATCCTGGAGGTGCTCCTATTAATCTAGAGACTGCAAACTTTTCCATATATTCACTCATGTCAATACGGATTAGCGTGTCTTCGCTGTCAAAAAGTTCTCTTGCAAGTACCTTGGCTAATTGCGTTTTTCCAACACCAGTTTGCCCAAGGAATATAAAGGATCCAATAGGTTTGTTAGGGTCTTTAAGTCCCGCTCTATTACGTTGTATTGCTTTAACTACCTTAGAAACAGCTTCATCTTGACCGATAACTTTACCTTTTATAAGATTTGGTAGTTCAGCAAGCTTATTGCTTTCAGTTTGAGCGATTCTATTAACCGGAATTCCTGTCATCATAGAAACTACATCAGCAACATTTTCTTCATCTACGGTTTCTTTATGTAGCTTAGAATCTTTTTCCCATTGTTCTTGAGCTTGACTTAATTCTTTTTCAAGATTTTTTTCATCATCTCTGAGCTTAGCAGCTTCTTCGTATTTCTGCTTTTTGACTACGCTATTTTTTAATTCACGTACTTCTTCAAGCTTTTTCTCTAAATCCAAGATTTTCTTAGGAACATCAATATTTGTAATATGAACTCTAGATCCAGCTTCATCCAAAGCATCTATGGCTTTGTCCGGTAAAAACCGATCAGTCATATATCTATTGGTAAGCTTTACACATGCTTGAATTGCTTCATCAGTATAACTTACATTATGGTGTTCTTCATATTTTTCTTTGATGTTGTTTAGGATTTCTATAGTTTCTTCAATGTTAGTTGGTTCAACTATAACTTTTTGAAAACGTCTTTCTAATGCACCATCTTTTTCAATATATTGTCTGTACTCATCTAATGTAGTAGCACCAATACATTGAATTTCACCTCTAGCTAAGGCAGGTTTAAACATGTTGGATGCATCCAAACTACCGGTTGCTCCACCAGCTCCTACGATGGTATGAATTTCATCAATGAAAAGAATAATATCATCATTCTTCTCTAACTCATTCATTACAGCTTTCATTCGTTCCTCGAATTGCCCTCTGTATTTTGTTCCAGCTACTAAACTAGCTAGATCTAAGGTAACAACTCTTTTATCAAATAAAATCCTAGAAACTTTTCTTTTAACGATTCTTAGAGCTAAACCTTCTGCTATAGCAGATTTTCCAACTCCAGGTTCTCCAATTAGTAGAGGATTGTTTTTCTTTCTTCTACTTAATATTTGAGAAACACGTTCTATTTCTTTTGTTCTTCCTACAACTGGATCTAATTTTCCTTCTTCTGCCATTGCAGTTAAATCTCTTCCGAAATTGTCTAATACAGGAGTTTTAGATTTTTTGTTTGTTTTAGCACCACCAGTTGGAGAATTAAATGGATTCTCTTTTGAAGTGTCTCCAGCCATATCATCATCATCAGAAAATGATTCGGCTTTTGGGTTTTCTATAAATTCTTCTTCGTTAGCAATCATAAATTTAAATTGATCTTTAACATTATCATAATCTACCTTAAGCTTGTTTAAAAGTTTGGTAGTTGGATCGTTTTCGTTACGTAAAATGCACAGTAATAGATGTGCAGTATTAATAGAGGAGCTCTGAAACAATTTTGCCTCTAAAAATGTTGTTTTAAGAGCTCTTTCCGCTTGTCTAGTTAGGTGTAAATTCTTTTTTTCATTTGTAGCAACCGCTACATTAGGATTTGCAGGGCTAAGAATTTCAACTTTTCTTCTCAAATTTGTTAAATCAATATCTAACGCATCAAGTATACTAATTGCTTTTCCACTTCCATCACGTAATAGTCCTAACATAAGATGTTCTGTACCAATAAAGTCGTGCCCTAAACGAAGTGCTTCTTCTTTACTGTATGCAATTACATCTTTGACTCTTGGTGAAAAATTATCATCCATATAATTAGTTTCTTTCTTTTTCTGTATTTCTTTATTACTAAATATAGTAATTTTTTAAAATTAAACTGACAAAAACTATTCCTTTTAACCATCATTAACAGGAAAGCTGACATAATAGCCCTTAATGTCATATTTTCAGTAAGTCTAAAAATAAAATTAAAATCTCCCTCGAAATTTAGTAAATATAATCTTGGGTATTCAGATTTTTGAGTAAATAGACAAAAAATGCATTAATAATCAAAATCTATATTTATAGACTTATTAACCAAATTGGTCGTTTAAGTTGTTAATAAATTACGTATATTAGAGAGGGTATTGCCTGTTAAAACCGTCTTAATTTACTTAAATTAGCGCGTTAAATAAAATCAATTTTAGAATAAAATAATTTTTATGGCAGAAGGAGAAAAGCTAATACCTATCAATATAGAGGATGAAATGAAGTCTGCGTACATCGATTATTCGATGTCGGTGATTGTATCACGTGCACTTCCTGATGTTAGAGATGGTCTTAAGCCAGTGCATAGGAGAGTTCTATATGGTATGTATGAGTTAGGCGTTAAAGCTAGTAGTGCTCATAAGAAATCAGCGAGAATTGTAGGAGAAGTTCTTGGAAAATATCACCCGCATGGTGATACTTCCGTATACGATACTATGGTACGTATGGCTCAAGAGTGGAGTTTACGTTATATGTTGGTTGATGGTCAAGGTAACTTTGGTTCCGTGGATGGAGATAGTCCAGCTGCAATGCGATATACAGAAGCAAGAATGCGTAAGATTTCGGAAGATATGCTTGCTGATATCGAAAAAGATACTGTAGATCATACATTTAACTTTGATGATACACTACAGGAACCAACAGTATTACCAAGTAGGGTTCCGGGATTGTTAATTAATGGAGCATCAGGGATTGCTGTAGGTATGGCAACTAACATGCCTCCACATAATCTAAGCGAAGTTGTAGATGGAACTATTGAATATATCAATAATAATGATATTGAAATAGATGAACTTATACAGCATATTAAGGCTCCTGATTTTCCTACAGGTGGTATAATTTATGGTTATGATGGTGTAAGAGAAGCTTTTAAAACTGGTAGAGGTAGAATAGTAATGCGTGCCAAAGCTAGTTTTGAAGAGGTTAATGGAAGAGAATGTATTATTGTATCTGAAATTCCTTATCAAGTTAATAAGGCAGATATGATTAAGAAAACTGCCGATCTTGTAAATGATAAGAAAATAGACGGTATCTCAACTATTAGAGATGAATCTGATAGAAAAGGAATGCGTATTGTATATATCTTAAAAAGAGATGCGATTCCTAATATAGTACTAAACCTGTTATATAAGTATACTGCGTTACAGTCATCTTTTAGTGTTAATAATATTGCACTGGTTAAAGGAAGACCACAATTATTGAATGTAAAAGAAATGATTCATCATTTTGTGGAGCATAGACATGAAGTTGTCGTGCGAAGAACGAGATATGAATTAAGAAAGGCAGAAGAAAGAGCACATATTCTTGAAGGTTTAATTATAGCTTCAGATAACATAGATGAAGTAATTAAACTGATAAGAGCATCTTCTAATGCTGAAGAAGCAAGAGAAAAACTTATTAAGCGATTTAAGCTTTCTGAAATACAAGCAAAAGCTATTGTCGAAATGCGTTTGCGTCAGTTGACAGGACTAGAGCAGGATAAGTTACGTGCAGAGTATGACGAATTAATGAAAACTATTGAAGACCTTAAGGATATTCTTGACAAGAAAGAGCGTCGTATGGATATTATTAAGGAAGAACTTCTAGAGGTAAAGGATAAGTATGGTGATGCACGTCGTTCTCAAATAGAATATGCAGGTGGTGATCTTAGTATAGAGGATATGATCCCTAATGAGAAAGTAGTTATTACTATTTCCCATGCAGGATATATTAAAAGGACATCTCTAACAGAATATAAAAAACAGAATAGAGGAGGAGTTGGTCAGAAAGGAAGCACAACCCGAAATGAAGACTTTTTAGAACATTTATTTGTTGGTACAAACCATCAATATATGCTGTTTTTTACTCAAAAAGGAAAATGTTTCTGGATGAGAGTATACGAAATACCAGAAGGGAGTAAGACTTCAAAAGGTAGAGCAATACAAAATCTTATTAATATAGAGAATGATGATAAAGTAAAAGCATTTATTTGTACACAGGACTTAAAAGATGAGGAATATATTAATTCTCATTATGTAATAATGGCGACTAAAAAAGGTCAGGTTAAAAAGACTTCTTTAGAACAATATTCTAGACCACGTACAAATGGTATTAATGCTATTACTATTAAGGATAATGATGAGCTATTAGAGGCTAAATTAACTGATGGTAAAAGTCAGGTTATGTTAGCTGTTAAATCCGGAAAAGCAATTCGTTTCGAGGAGGAGAAAACTAGGCCAATGGGTCGTGGCGCTTCTGGTGTAAGAGGAATACGTTTGGCTGATGATAAAGATGAAGTAATTGGAATGGTTGCTGTAAATGATATGGATAGTAATATTTTAGTTGTTTCTGAAAATGGATATGGAAAGCGTTCGAAGTTAGAAGACTATAGAATAACTAATAGAGGAGGAAAAGGAGTAAAAACGATATCTGTTACAGATAAAACAGGAGAATTAGTAGCAATTAAAAATGTTACGGATTCTGATGATCTGATGATTATAAATAAATCAGGTATTGCTATACGACTTTCAGTAGAAGATCTTAGGGTTATGGGACGTGCAACTCAAGGAGTTCGTCTTATTAATCTAAAAGGTAAAGATTCTATTGCTGCGGTAGCGAAAGTTATGCACGAAGAGGACGATGTTGAAGATATTGATGAAAATATTGAAGAAATTGATATATCTTTGCAAAATGATGGTGATGCTAACGATGGCACAACTATTGATAAAACAGAAGAAGAAGAATAAAAAGAATCCCGTAAAATCAAAAGTAATGAAAACTAAATTTGTCATAGCATTTTTTTTAACTATTAGTGCTATTGGATTTTCACAAAAGAAAGCACTAAATGCGGCTAAAAAAGCATTGAAATCTGGTGATCTAGAAGTTGCAAATGATGCATTAAAAGCTGCTGAAGGGCAATTAGAAGCTGCAGATGATAAGCAGAAAGCACAATATTATTTCTTAAAAGGACAGGTTTCTTCGGCATCATCCGATAAATCTTTAGATAAAATTGAGCAGGCTGCTAATGCTTATATGAAAGTATTGGAAATAGAAGAAGCTTCAGGTAGTAAAAAATATACTGGTCAAGCTAATACAGGTATACAGGCTTTGCGTCAGTCTTTAGTAGAACAAGCTGTAGCTGATCAAAAAGCTGGTAAAAATAAAGAAGCTGCTGATAAGTTGTATTTAGGATATAAAACAAAAAAAAGTGATACTTCTTATTTGTATTTTGCTGCTTCTAATGCAGTAAATGGGAAGGATTATGATACAGCTCTTAAGTATTATAATGAATTAATTGAAATTGGTTACAAAGGAGTTGAAGAACGTTTTACAGCTACTAATAAAGAGACAGGAGAAGTAGACCCATTTGATTCAAAAGAATTAAGAGATTTTTCTGTAAAAGCAGGAACGCATATCAAACCAGAAGTTTCTAAGACGAAATCAAGACAAGCTGAAATAACTAAAAATATAGCTCTTATTTATATTACTCAAGGTAAAGATGAAGAGGCTATTAAGGCAATGGAAGCTGCTAAGGCTCAAAACCCTAATGATCCTGCTTTAATGCAAGAAGAGGCTAATATGTTCTATAAATTAGGTAATTTAGAAAAATACCAGGAGTTAATGCAAGCGATAGTTGCAAACGATCCAGAGAATCCTAACTTATTATATAATTTAGGTGTAAGTGCATCGCGATTAGGAGATAATGAGCAGGCTATTACTTATTATAAGAAAGCTTTGGAGATCAAGCCTGATTATTCTTCTGCTCAAATAAATATTGCTGCTATTATCTTAAGTGGTGAGACAGCTCTTAATGAAGAAATGAATAGTCTTGGTGGATCTAATGCGGATTACAAAAGATTTGATGTTCTTAAAAAGCAAAAGCAAGATTTATATAGAGAAGCTGTTCCTTATTTAGAAGGAGCTCTACAATCAAAACCTGATAATGTAGAGGCTGTTCGTACGTTAATGCAGATTTTCTATCAATTAGATGATCCTAAAGCGGATGATATGAAAAATAAATTAAAAGCTTTAGAAGGTGGTAACTAGACTTCATTAAAGTATTTAAAATAACAATAAAAAAGCGGATCAAAATTTTGATCCGCTTTTTTATTGTTATAATAACCACATAGTAGTGTTTAACATGTTGTAATCAGTTTGTCTAATAATTGGATATTACTTTGTAAACGTTCTCTAACAATATTCATCATTCTTTTGTTTAAAGACGATGAATTTTCAATGTATATAAGATATTCATCTACCGTAAATTGTCCAATAATCATTCCTTTTAAGCTATTTCTAAATTTCATGTCTTTTTGAACGGCATTTTCAATAAACAACAATCGTTTTTCTATAGAGAGCTCATAAAAAGTATTTTTTCTTTTTTTGATATAATTTCTAAACACTTCAATTAATAATTCATTTTGTAATTTAATAATTGGTCTAATCGTTTTGTTTTGAAATTGCTCGTCATTCGACATGTTTTCAGAAACTCTTGCATTTAAAATTTGTGGGCGTATAGCCAATAAATTTGATTCTCTGTTTTCCATAATAAAGAGTGTTTACTAAAAATACAGAATTGTTCAATCGAAACTTAAGAACACTTATCTGAGTTTTAAACCAGTTATGAACATTTTTTTATGAACAAAAATAATGTTTAGGCTTTATCAAAAAAATA
This genomic interval carries:
- a CDS encoding ATP-dependent Clp protease ATP-binding subunit; translation: MDDNFSPRVKDVIAYSKEEALRLGHDFIGTEHLMLGLLRDGSGKAISILDALDIDLTNLRRKVEILSPANPNVAVATNEKKNLHLTRQAERALKTTFLEAKLFQSSSINTAHLLLCILRNENDPTTKLLNKLKVDYDNVKDQFKFMIANEEEFIENPKAESFSDDDDMAGDTSKENPFNSPTGGAKTNKKSKTPVLDNFGRDLTAMAEEGKLDPVVGRTKEIERVSQILSRRKKNNPLLIGEPGVGKSAIAEGLALRIVKRKVSRILFDKRVVTLDLASLVAGTKYRGQFEERMKAVMNELEKNDDIILFIDEIHTIVGAGGATGSLDASNMFKPALARGEIQCIGATTLDEYRQYIEKDGALERRFQKVIVEPTNIEETIEILNNIKEKYEEHHNVSYTDEAIQACVKLTNRYMTDRFLPDKAIDALDEAGSRVHITNIDVPKKILDLEKKLEEVRELKNSVVKKQKYEEAAKLRDDEKNLEKELSQAQEQWEKDSKLHKETVDEENVADVVSMMTGIPVNRIAQTESNKLAELPNLIKGKVIGQDEAVSKVVKAIQRNRAGLKDPNKPIGSFIFLGQTGVGKTQLAKVLARELFDSEDTLIRIDMSEYMEKFAVSRLIGAPPGYVGYEEGGQLTEKVRRKPYAVILLDEIEKAHPDVFNMMLQVLDDGYLTDSLGRKIDFRNAIIIMTSNIGARKLKDFGQGVGFGTSAKKTQSDSYAKGVIENALKKAFAPEFLNRVDDVIVFNALEREDIHKIIDIELEKLYGRIKGLGYDLSLSEKAKDYITEKGFDKQYGARPLKRAIQKYIEDALAEEIISAQLQEGDSIFMDLDDDSNELTIKIKKAEESTES
- the gyrA gene encoding DNA gyrase subunit A, with the translated sequence MAEGEKLIPINIEDEMKSAYIDYSMSVIVSRALPDVRDGLKPVHRRVLYGMYELGVKASSAHKKSARIVGEVLGKYHPHGDTSVYDTMVRMAQEWSLRYMLVDGQGNFGSVDGDSPAAMRYTEARMRKISEDMLADIEKDTVDHTFNFDDTLQEPTVLPSRVPGLLINGASGIAVGMATNMPPHNLSEVVDGTIEYINNNDIEIDELIQHIKAPDFPTGGIIYGYDGVREAFKTGRGRIVMRAKASFEEVNGRECIIVSEIPYQVNKADMIKKTADLVNDKKIDGISTIRDESDRKGMRIVYILKRDAIPNIVLNLLYKYTALQSSFSVNNIALVKGRPQLLNVKEMIHHFVEHRHEVVVRRTRYELRKAEERAHILEGLIIASDNIDEVIKLIRASSNAEEAREKLIKRFKLSEIQAKAIVEMRLRQLTGLEQDKLRAEYDELMKTIEDLKDILDKKERRMDIIKEELLEVKDKYGDARRSQIEYAGGDLSIEDMIPNEKVVITISHAGYIKRTSLTEYKKQNRGGVGQKGSTTRNEDFLEHLFVGTNHQYMLFFTQKGKCFWMRVYEIPEGSKTSKGRAIQNLINIENDDKVKAFICTQDLKDEEYINSHYVIMATKKGQVKKTSLEQYSRPRTNGINAITIKDNDELLEAKLTDGKSQVMLAVKSGKAIRFEEEKTRPMGRGASGVRGIRLADDKDEVIGMVAVNDMDSNILVVSENGYGKRSKLEDYRITNRGGKGVKTISVTDKTGELVAIKNVTDSDDLMIINKSGIAIRLSVEDLRVMGRATQGVRLINLKGKDSIAAVAKVMHEEDDVEDIDENIEEIDISLQNDGDANDGTTIDKTEEEE
- a CDS encoding tetratricopeptide repeat protein, with amino-acid sequence MKTKFVIAFFLTISAIGFSQKKALNAAKKALKSGDLEVANDALKAAEGQLEAADDKQKAQYYFLKGQVSSASSDKSLDKIEQAANAYMKVLEIEEASGSKKYTGQANTGIQALRQSLVEQAVADQKAGKNKEAADKLYLGYKTKKSDTSYLYFAASNAVNGKDYDTALKYYNELIEIGYKGVEERFTATNKETGEVDPFDSKELRDFSVKAGTHIKPEVSKTKSRQAEITKNIALIYITQGKDEEAIKAMEAAKAQNPNDPALMQEEANMFYKLGNLEKYQELMQAIVANDPENPNLLYNLGVSASRLGDNEQAITYYKKALEIKPDYSSAQINIAAIILSGETALNEEMNSLGGSNADYKRFDVLKKQKQDLYREAVPYLEGALQSKPDNVEAVRTLMQIFYQLDDPKADDMKNKLKALEGGN
- a CDS encoding glyoxalase is translated as MENRESNLLAIRPQILNARVSENMSNDEQFQNKTIRPIIKLQNELLIEVFRNYIKKRKNTFYELSIEKRLLFIENAVQKDMKFRNSLKGMIIGQFTVDEYLIYIENSSSLNKRMMNIVRERLQSNIQLLDKLITTC